Proteins encoded within one genomic window of Bacillus sp. F19:
- a CDS encoding YuiB family protein, with product MLLFFVLFFGIGFLLNMLLRMSWIMAIIYPIVCILIVDNVRVTQYFTSPGPSFSSLGERILSLALADILILACGFIGAIVSGIVINMLRKRGYQMF from the coding sequence ATGCTTTTATTCTTTGTTTTATTTTTTGGAATCGGTTTCTTGCTGAATATGCTGCTTCGCATGTCTTGGATCATGGCAATTATCTATCCGATTGTTTGTATATTGATTGTAGATAATGTGAGAGTCACTCAATACTTTACCTCACCTGGACCATCTTTTTCATCTTTAGGAGAGCGTATTCTATCTTTGGCTTTGGCAGATATTCTAATACTCGCCTGCGGTTTTATCGGAGCGATTGTCTCCGGAATTGTTATTAACATGCTCCGCAAAAGAGGCTATCAAATGTTTTAA
- a CDS encoding NUDIX hydrolase gives MANKRGNVWIAVSGVVENEKGDWLVVKKKYGGLKGKWSFPAGFVNEGETLDEAIVREIHEETGIEAEVQGVIGIRSGVIQNTISDNMIIFKLKAISSKVIVQEDELYEASFFSPQILKDDEDASLLLQSFAEEVFEKMLYKVEGLNPGDQFGYTVYQLFL, from the coding sequence GTGGCAAATAAGCGGGGGAATGTATGGATTGCTGTATCTGGTGTAGTTGAAAACGAAAAAGGGGACTGGCTTGTCGTGAAAAAGAAGTACGGCGGTTTGAAAGGAAAGTGGTCTTTTCCAGCCGGATTCGTAAATGAAGGGGAAACGCTTGATGAGGCGATTGTTCGGGAAATTCATGAGGAAACGGGAATTGAAGCAGAAGTGCAAGGTGTTATTGGAATTCGGTCAGGCGTCATTCAAAATACAATCAGCGATAATATGATTATTTTTAAATTAAAGGCTATCTCTTCTAAAGTCATTGTACAGGAAGATGAACTGTATGAAGCTTCTTTTTTTTCTCCGCAAATTCTTAAGGACGACGAGGATGCATCGTTGCTGCTTCAGTCATTTGCTGAAGAAGTGTTTGAGAAAATGCTTTATAAAGTAGAAGGTCTAAACCCTGGTGATCAGTTTGGATACACGGTATATCAATTATTTTTATAA
- a CDS encoding divergent PAP2 family protein: protein MEILLNFPLFASLAAIFFAQFVKVPITYIATRKIDWSLILSTGGMPSSHSAAVTALATGVALDNGLASSLFAVSAVFAIITMFDATGVRRHAGEQATVLNKLVTDFNTFVGEAKAWPRQEEKEKQKKLKELLGHQPIEVFFGGLTGILLALFLHYLFIK from the coding sequence ATGGAGATACTGCTTAATTTCCCGCTATTTGCTTCCCTGGCAGCCATTTTCTTTGCACAATTTGTAAAAGTGCCGATTACGTATATTGCGACTCGAAAAATTGACTGGTCTCTTATTTTAAGCACTGGGGGAATGCCCAGTTCTCACTCTGCAGCTGTTACGGCACTTGCAACAGGGGTCGCTCTTGATAACGGGCTTGCCTCTTCCCTTTTTGCTGTTTCAGCGGTTTTTGCTATCATTACAATGTTTGATGCCACTGGAGTAAGAAGACACGCCGGAGAGCAGGCCACAGTTCTTAATAAACTTGTAACTGACTTTAATACATTTGTCGGCGAGGCAAAGGCATGGCCCCGGCAAGAAGAAAAAGAAAAGCAAAAGAAATTGAAAGAACTTCTGGGACATCAGCCTATTGAAGTATTCTTCGGAGGATTAACAGGAATTTTATTGGCCTTGTTCCTGCACTATTTATTCATTAAGTAA
- a CDS encoding 3D domain-containing protein, which produces MDRTKTWSRRLLMTLLLLVALGTTLKAFSGVEAKDLSDINGWSKGILESESHPYKLTGLIPKSLHNEKTVATAISSSGSSLNQMSLENEINLSKYPKKEVTATGYTAGYESTGKNPEHPEYGITYSGVKVKRDLYSTIAADLSVFPIGTILFIPGYGFGVVADKGGAIKGNELDLYYDTVEEVFQSWGKKTLDIYIVQKGNGRLTENELTKLNEDKSMQAFRQKYIKPKTKS; this is translated from the coding sequence ATGGATAGGACAAAAACCTGGTCAAGGCGTCTATTAATGACACTATTACTTCTAGTAGCGCTCGGTACCACTTTAAAAGCTTTTTCAGGTGTAGAGGCAAAGGATCTGTCTGATATAAATGGGTGGAGCAAAGGCATCTTGGAAAGTGAAAGCCATCCGTATAAGCTGACAGGCCTTATCCCAAAATCTCTGCACAATGAAAAAACTGTCGCAACTGCGATTTCTTCAAGCGGAAGTTCTTTAAACCAAATGTCGCTTGAAAATGAAATTAACTTGTCGAAATATCCGAAAAAAGAAGTAACAGCAACCGGATACACGGCAGGCTATGAATCAACAGGCAAAAATCCTGAACATCCCGAATATGGCATTACGTATTCTGGTGTGAAAGTAAAAAGAGATTTGTATTCAACAATAGCAGCTGATTTAAGTGTGTTTCCGATAGGAACCATTCTTTTTATTCCGGGTTACGGCTTTGGTGTTGTAGCAGACAAGGGCGGAGCGATTAAGGGGAATGAACTCGATCTTTATTACGATACTGTTGAAGAAGTATTTCAATCCTGGGGCAAAAAAACGTTAGACATATATATCGTTCAAAAAGGAAACGGACGATTAACTGAAAATGAACTGACGAAACTGAATGAAGATAAGTCTATGCAGGCATTTCGTCAAAAATACATAAAGCCGAAAACAAAAAGTTAA
- a CDS encoding DUF3231 family protein, with translation MGILSGNPKDEPMHYGEIFGTWTNLLTNNGLISGYQAFINHTGDQDLKKLIEEAIEGLKNENKQIEELLKANGIGLPPAPPERPIAKLEDIPVGARFSDPEISASVSRDVAAGLVACSQVIGQSIREDIGVMYGLFHLAKAQFGAKMLKLNKEKGWLIPPPLQVKASE, from the coding sequence ATGGGAATTTTAAGTGGTAACCCAAAAGATGAACCAATGCATTACGGAGAGATTTTTGGTACATGGACTAACCTTTTAACAAATAACGGCTTAATTTCAGGCTATCAGGCTTTTATTAATCACACTGGTGATCAGGATCTAAAAAAGCTAATTGAAGAAGCAATTGAAGGTTTAAAAAATGAAAATAAACAAATAGAAGAACTTCTTAAAGCGAATGGGATTGGTTTACCCCCTGCACCACCAGAACGCCCTATTGCTAAATTAGAAGATATCCCTGTTGGAGCAAGATTTAGTGATCCAGAAATTAGTGCTTCTGTCTCTAGGGATGTAGCTGCTGGTCTAGTTGCTTGCAGTCAAGTAATAGGTCAATCAATAAGAGAAGATATAGGAGTGATGTATGGTTTATTTCATTTAGCAAAAGCTCAATTTGGTGCTAAAATGTTAAAACTTAATAAAGAAAAGGGTTGGCTGATTCCGCCTCCATTACAAGTTAAAGCTAGTGAATGA
- a CDS encoding NAD(P)/FAD-dependent oxidoreductase, which produces MKNLVILGGGYGGMRVLHRLLPGQLPDDVHITLIDKNPYHCLKTEYYALAAGTISDHHIRVDFPEHERLHVTFGEITSVDLEEKKVHLNNQEPISYDDLIIGLGCEDKYHNVPGAKEFTHSIQTIDQSRETYQLLNNLSGGASVAIVGAGLSGVELASELRESRKDLKITLYDRGKNILSSFPERLSKYVQGWFEDHGVTIINSANVTKVEQNVLYNHDEPVSYDAIVWTAGIQPNKVVRDLPVDKDPQDRVVLTKQHHLPHHEDAFVVGDCASLPHAPSAQLAEAQAEQIVQVLLKKWNGEELPQDFPAFKLKGVLGSLGKKHGFGLVNDRPLIGRVPRLLKSGILWMYKYHNG; this is translated from the coding sequence ATGAAGAACTTAGTAATTCTTGGCGGAGGATACGGCGGCATGCGCGTCCTTCATCGACTGCTCCCAGGTCAGCTGCCTGATGATGTGCACATTACACTCATAGATAAAAATCCCTATCATTGTTTAAAAACGGAATATTACGCACTGGCTGCGGGAACGATTTCAGACCATCATATACGCGTAGATTTTCCAGAGCATGAGCGCCTGCACGTAACTTTCGGGGAAATAACCTCGGTTGATCTTGAAGAAAAAAAGGTTCATCTGAATAATCAGGAACCGATTTCATATGATGATCTTATTATCGGATTAGGCTGTGAAGATAAATATCATAATGTTCCAGGCGCAAAAGAGTTTACCCACAGCATTCAGACAATCGATCAATCAAGAGAAACCTACCAGCTCCTTAACAATTTAAGCGGCGGTGCTTCGGTTGCAATCGTTGGCGCAGGACTAAGCGGCGTTGAGCTTGCCAGTGAGCTCCGAGAAAGCAGAAAAGATCTTAAGATCACTCTTTATGACCGCGGCAAAAACATTCTGTCCAGTTTTCCAGAACGTCTCAGCAAATATGTTCAAGGCTGGTTTGAAGATCATGGCGTAACCATTATCAACAGTGCCAACGTGACAAAGGTAGAACAAAATGTTCTATATAATCATGATGAGCCTGTTTCATACGATGCCATCGTATGGACTGCAGGAATTCAGCCGAACAAAGTCGTAAGAGATCTTCCAGTTGATAAAGATCCTCAGGACCGTGTAGTGCTTACAAAACAGCATCACCTTCCGCATCATGAGGATGCATTTGTTGTTGGAGACTGTGCTAGTCTTCCTCATGCACCAAGTGCACAGCTTGCTGAAGCTCAGGCTGAACAAATCGTTCAAGTTCTGCTTAAAAAGTGGAATGGCGAAGAATTGCCGCAGGATTTCCCTGCCTTCAAGCTGAAAGGCGTATTAGGGTCGCTTGGAAAGAAACATGGTTTCGGCCTTGTGAATGACCGCCCTCTAATTGGACGGGTTCCGCGACTGCTTAAATCCGGAATACTTTGGATGTACAAATACCATAATGGATAA
- a CDS encoding YuiA family protein, whose product MNASAIEKKECPYCSGKGYFQLLLGGSETCDCCNGTGKKSS is encoded by the coding sequence ATGAATGCATCTGCTATTGAAAAGAAAGAATGTCCATATTGTTCGGGTAAAGGTTATTTTCAATTGCTACTTGGCGGTTCGGAAACGTGCGATTGCTGCAATGGAACAGGAAAGAAGTCTTCATAA
- a CDS encoding YuzB family protein, with protein sequence MKLKPIIEFCISNLANGSQAALEKLEKDPNLDIIEYGCLGYCGKCYASLYALVNGEVVTGESSEELVKNIYDYLDENPMF encoded by the coding sequence ATGAAGTTGAAACCAATAATAGAATTTTGTATAAGCAATTTAGCGAACGGTTCACAAGCTGCTTTGGAAAAGTTAGAAAAGGATCCTAATCTGGACATTATTGAATACGGATGTCTTGGATATTGCGGAAAATGCTATGCTTCTCTTTATGCCCTTGTAAACGGTGAGGTTGTAACTGGGGAATCATCTGAAGAGCTAGTTAAAAACATATATGATTACCTGGATGAGAATCCTATGTTCTAA
- a CDS encoding WGxxGxxG-CTERM domain-containing protein, protein MRKQLVIITALVLSLGLLFGGNNASANNNDNYNDTNMTRNVAATNDDDDDMDWGWIGLIGLAGLLGLRRRDDRKD, encoded by the coding sequence ATTAGAAAACAATTAGTAATTATTACAGCCCTTGTTCTTTCATTAGGACTTTTATTCGGTGGGAATAATGCTTCAGCAAATAATAATGACAATTATAATGATACAAACATGACAAGAAATGTTGCAGCAACAAATGATGACGATGATGATATGGATTGGGGATGGATCGGGTTAATTGGTCTGGCTGGGTTATTAGGTCTAAGAAGAAGAGACGACCGAAAAGACTAA
- a CDS encoding IS110 family transposase, whose protein sequence is MKDVQKFVGLDVSKDTIAVAIADPGRGEPRFHGTIQNKPEDIRKLMKKLGNHENLLVCYEAGPTGYGIYRLLLSMDIECMVVAPSLIPKRSGDRVKTDKRDSTRLAQLLRAGELTSVWVPDEDHEALRDLIRARHDAREDLQSSRQSLVHLLLRHEIRPPQGVRNWSVKHREWLKRLTFERASQRIVFQEYLHAIYEVEERMKRLEAQIHEEAIQSEHAPVIQALQTLRGVAEVTAVTLVAEIGQFSRFSNPRQLMSYAGLVPKEYSSGSSRWQGSITKTGNSQIRRSIVEVCWSYRHRPSLKGELLKRQEGQDPEAKRIAWKAQHRLHMKYHRISAKGKGGKVAVVGVARELLGFIWAIGCAIEDKQVIDLNVA, encoded by the coding sequence ATGAAGGATGTTCAAAAATTTGTTGGTTTAGACGTATCTAAAGATACTATTGCTGTTGCGATTGCTGACCCTGGCCGTGGTGAACCTAGATTTCATGGAACTATTCAAAATAAACCAGAAGATATTCGCAAACTAATGAAAAAGTTAGGAAATCATGAAAATCTACTTGTTTGTTATGAAGCAGGACCTACTGGGTATGGAATTTATCGATTACTTCTATCTATGGACATTGAATGTATGGTTGTTGCACCCTCTCTTATCCCAAAGCGTTCGGGCGATCGCGTCAAAACAGATAAAAGGGATTCTACTAGATTAGCTCAGCTACTTCGTGCTGGAGAGCTTACTTCTGTATGGGTTCCAGATGAAGATCATGAAGCATTGAGAGATTTAATCCGTGCTCGTCATGATGCTCGAGAGGATTTACAAAGTTCTCGCCAGAGTCTTGTTCACCTCTTACTTCGCCATGAAATACGTCCTCCGCAAGGAGTTCGAAATTGGTCCGTAAAACATCGTGAATGGTTAAAACGATTAACATTTGAAAGAGCTTCTCAGCGTATTGTTTTTCAAGAATATCTCCATGCCATTTATGAAGTTGAGGAGCGTATGAAACGACTTGAAGCTCAAATACATGAAGAAGCCATTCAAAGTGAACATGCTCCCGTCATTCAAGCGCTCCAAACATTAAGAGGAGTCGCAGAAGTAACTGCTGTTACATTAGTAGCTGAAATTGGACAATTCTCTCGCTTTTCAAATCCAAGACAACTGATGTCATATGCTGGTCTCGTCCCTAAAGAATACTCGAGTGGATCTAGTCGTTGGCAAGGTTCAATTACTAAAACCGGAAACTCCCAAATTCGTCGTTCAATAGTAGAAGTTTGTTGGTCTTATCGCCATCGGCCATCTCTTAAAGGAGAATTGCTTAAACGTCAAGAAGGTCAAGATCCAGAGGCAAAACGTATTGCTTGGAAGGCTCAACACCGTCTTCATATGAAATATCATCGCATCTCTGCTAAAGGAAAAGGCGGAAAAGTAGCTGTTGTTGGTGTTGCCAGAGAATTACTTGGATTTATTTGGGCTATCGGTTGTGCCATTGAGGATAAGCAAGTAATTGATTTGAATGTTGCTTAA
- a CDS encoding NAD(P)/FAD-dependent oxidoreductase — MIRLRKPKIVVLGAGYGGLMAVTRLQKMIGVNEADLTLVNKNDYHYETTWLHEASAGTLHHDKARYQVKDVIDSSRVKFVKETVVSINKDEKKIVLSNGELEYDYLVISLGSHPETFGIKGLKEYAFGITNINAARQLREHIEYQFATYNTEEVKRDQRLAIVVGGAGFTGIEFLGELANRVPELCREYDVDHKKVRIICVEAAPTALPGFDPELVEYAVNHLERKGVEFKIGTAIKECVEDGIIVAKDDVMEEIKSDTVVWAAGVRGNSIVEEAGFENMRGRVKVDSYLRAPGHEDVFIIGDCSLVINEEINRPYPPTAQIAMQQGITAAKNIAVAVRDQGEMEEFKPDIKGTVASLGEDDAVGMVFGKKVMGTKASFMKKMIDNRALLMVGGAGLVVKKGKFKFF; from the coding sequence GTGATTCGGTTGAGAAAGCCCAAAATAGTAGTTTTAGGTGCAGGTTACGGCGGATTAATGGCAGTTACACGTCTTCAAAAAATGATTGGTGTAAACGAAGCAGATCTTACACTGGTTAACAAAAATGATTATCACTATGAAACAACATGGCTTCACGAAGCTTCAGCAGGTACATTGCATCATGATAAAGCAAGATACCAAGTGAAAGATGTTATTGATAGCAGCCGTGTAAAATTTGTGAAAGAAACAGTTGTTTCCATCAACAAAGATGAAAAGAAAATTGTTCTTTCAAATGGCGAGCTTGAGTATGACTACCTTGTGATTTCTCTTGGATCTCATCCAGAAACATTCGGAATCAAAGGCTTGAAGGAGTACGCTTTCGGTATTACAAACATCAATGCAGCGCGTCAATTGCGCGAGCATATCGAATATCAATTCGCTACTTACAACACAGAAGAAGTAAAACGCGATCAGCGCCTTGCAATCGTTGTGGGCGGAGCTGGCTTCACTGGCATCGAGTTCCTTGGCGAACTTGCTAACCGTGTTCCTGAGCTTTGCCGCGAGTACGATGTTGATCATAAGAAAGTACGCATCATCTGTGTAGAAGCTGCTCCAACAGCTCTTCCTGGATTTGATCCAGAGCTTGTAGAATACGCTGTAAACCACTTAGAGCGTAAAGGGGTAGAATTCAAAATCGGCACAGCCATTAAAGAATGTGTTGAAGACGGCATCATCGTTGCAAAAGATGACGTAATGGAAGAAATCAAATCTGATACAGTTGTATGGGCAGCAGGTGTGCGCGGAAACAGCATCGTTGAAGAAGCTGGCTTCGAAAACATGCGCGGACGTGTAAAGGTAGATTCTTACTTAAGAGCTCCAGGCCATGAAGATGTATTCATCATTGGCGACTGTTCTCTAGTAATCAACGAAGAAATCAACCGTCCATATCCTCCAACAGCTCAAATTGCTATGCAGCAAGGTATTACAGCTGCTAAAAACATTGCTGTGGCCGTTCGTGACCAGGGTGAAATGGAAGAATTCAAACCAGACATTAAAGGTACAGTTGCTTCACTTGGCGAAGATGACGCTGTAGGTATGGTATTTGGCAAGAAAGTAATGGGAACAAAAGCTTCATTCATGAAAAAAATGATTGATAACCGTGCTCTATTAATGGTTGGCGGAGCAGGATTAGTCGTTAAAAAAGGTAAATTTAAATTTTTCTAA
- a CDS encoding iron-sulfur cluster assembly accessory protein: protein MNDFVIITEAAAYQIKDMMKENGEEQAFLRVGVKGGGCSGLSYGMGFEQEPNEDDTQFEVHGINVLVDKESSLILKGTKIDFKESLMGGGFTIDNPNAIASCGCGSSFRTAANTGTPEEC from the coding sequence ATGAATGATTTTGTAATAATTACTGAAGCAGCAGCTTATCAGATAAAAGATATGATGAAAGAAAATGGCGAAGAGCAGGCTTTTCTGCGCGTTGGCGTAAAAGGCGGCGGCTGCAGCGGTTTATCTTACGGCATGGGTTTTGAACAAGAACCGAATGAGGATGACACTCAGTTTGAGGTACATGGCATCAATGTGCTTGTCGATAAAGAAAGCTCCCTTATTTTAAAAGGGACAAAAATTGATTTTAAAGAGTCCCTAATGGGGGGCGGATTTACCATCGATAATCCGAATGCGATTGCTTCATGCGGATGCGGTTCATCTTTCAGAACAGCTGCGAATACTGGTACACCTGAAGAGTGCTGA
- a CDS encoding cobalamin-binding protein, producing the protein MRLISICPSNTELAAYLGLTDDLIAVDDYSDWPELVNDLPRLGPDLSINMDLVEQLQPDLVLASLSVPGMEKNVEELIKRNIPHLVLNPQSFDDIGNDLMAVGIAAGKEKEAKAVVSRYYGILKDYKEKASKLDYRPSVYFEWWPNPIFTPGQVNWLTEMCELAGGRNSFRDVELASVQTSWDDILRRNPDHICLAWVGVKQSRMKVQHVLKRESAENLTAVRENRIHLLEEQLYCRPSPRLLNGLAKLAVILHPEHFPQPEETDYLTSNT; encoded by the coding sequence TTGCGGCTTATATCCATCTGTCCAAGCAATACAGAGCTTGCCGCCTATTTAGGTCTGACTGACGATCTCATCGCAGTCGACGATTATTCAGACTGGCCGGAACTAGTGAATGACCTGCCGCGTCTTGGACCTGACTTATCCATTAATATGGATCTTGTAGAACAACTGCAGCCTGACCTTGTTCTAGCTTCATTGAGTGTGCCGGGTATGGAAAAAAACGTTGAAGAGCTTATAAAAAGGAATATTCCTCACCTTGTTTTAAATCCCCAATCTTTTGATGATATAGGAAACGATCTTATGGCCGTAGGTATAGCGGCAGGTAAAGAAAAAGAAGCCAAGGCAGTTGTCTCCCGCTATTATGGGATTTTAAAGGATTATAAAGAAAAAGCATCAAAACTTGATTACCGTCCTTCTGTTTATTTTGAATGGTGGCCTAATCCAATTTTTACACCTGGTCAAGTAAACTGGCTGACTGAAATGTGTGAGTTGGCAGGAGGGCGCAATAGTTTCCGTGATGTGGAGCTTGCGAGTGTCCAAACCAGCTGGGATGACATTCTCCGCAGAAATCCTGATCATATTTGTCTTGCATGGGTCGGCGTTAAGCAAAGCAGAATGAAAGTCCAGCATGTTCTGAAGCGGGAATCGGCAGAAAACCTTACAGCAGTAAGGGAAAATCGGATTCACCTTCTTGAGGAACAGCTTTATTGCAGACCATCACCCAGACTCTTAAACGGGCTTGCGAAACTTGCTGTCATCCTTCATCCGGAACACTTTCCGCAGCCTGAAGAGACAGATTACTTAACTTCTAATACATAG
- the dapF gene encoding diaminopimelate epimerase, which produces MKQFQFTKMHALGNNYIYVNMFEEQIEESKLPQLAKEVSNVFTGIGSDGLILICPSEKAPVKMRIFNSDGSEGKNCGNGLRCVAKYAFENKLIDEKEFSIETLSGLVHAKLEVKDNEVSRVTINMGQPKLDRAEIPMAGTPDEKVINEQLEFAGETYHATAVSMGNPHLIFYVDSIETAPVLTLGPRVEKDPLFPESINVEFVEVAAENELHFRVWERGSGVTQACGTGACAAVVSSVLNGYTKRGMDTTVHLAGGDLLINWTEEGNVLMTGPAEVICTGVYFCDK; this is translated from the coding sequence ATGAAACAATTCCAATTCACAAAAATGCATGCACTCGGCAACAATTATATATATGTAAATATGTTTGAAGAACAAATTGAAGAGTCTAAACTTCCTCAGCTTGCAAAGGAAGTATCCAATGTATTTACTGGGATCGGTTCAGATGGACTTATCTTAATTTGTCCATCTGAAAAAGCACCAGTAAAGATGAGGATTTTTAACAGTGATGGTTCTGAAGGGAAAAACTGCGGAAATGGTCTTCGCTGTGTTGCAAAATATGCATTTGAGAATAAACTGATAGATGAAAAAGAATTTTCGATTGAAACACTTTCAGGTTTGGTTCATGCAAAGCTCGAAGTGAAAGATAATGAAGTCAGCAGAGTAACAATCAATATGGGGCAGCCAAAGCTTGATCGTGCAGAAATTCCTATGGCCGGCACTCCTGATGAAAAAGTAATAAACGAACAGCTTGAATTTGCCGGCGAAACCTATCATGCTACAGCCGTTTCAATGGGAAATCCGCATCTTATTTTCTATGTGGACAGCATTGAAACAGCTCCAGTGTTAACACTTGGGCCAAGGGTTGAGAAAGATCCTCTTTTCCCTGAAAGCATCAATGTAGAGTTTGTTGAAGTGGCTGCCGAAAACGAACTTCATTTCAGAGTGTGGGAAAGAGGTTCAGGTGTTACACAGGCATGCGGAACTGGTGCTTGTGCAGCCGTTGTCTCTTCTGTTCTCAATGGATATACGAAGAGAGGAATGGATACAACTGTCCATCTTGCCGGCGGGGATCTTCTTATTAATTGGACGGAAGAGGGAAATGTTTTAATGACTGGCCCAGCAGAGGTCATCTGTACAGGTGTTTACTTCTGCGATAAATAG
- the yumC gene encoding ferredoxin--NADP reductase 2: MKEDTKVYDITIIGGGPVGLFTAFYGGMRQASVKIIESLPQLGGQLSALYPEKYIYDVAGFPKVRAQELVNNLKEQMAKFEPTVCLEQAVDTVEKQADGVFKLTTDQEVHYSKTIIITAGNGAFQPRKIELEEAASFEKANLHYFIDDLNQFAGQRVLLCGGGDSAVDWALMLEPIAEKVTLVHRRDKFRAHEHSVENLNNSKVQVLTPFVPKELTGSANIEQVVLEEVKGERKEVIDVDSVIVNFGFVSSLGPIKNWGLEIEKNSIVVNSKMETNVEGIYAAGDICTYEGKVKLIASGFGEAPTAVNNAKAYMDPKARVQPLHSTSLFEK; the protein is encoded by the coding sequence GTGAAGGAAGACACAAAAGTATACGATATAACGATCATTGGCGGCGGACCTGTTGGTTTGTTCACAGCTTTTTACGGCGGCATGCGCCAGGCTTCAGTTAAAATCATTGAAAGTTTGCCGCAGCTCGGCGGTCAGCTTTCTGCCTTATATCCTGAAAAATACATATATGATGTTGCAGGATTTCCTAAAGTGCGCGCACAGGAGCTGGTAAACAATCTAAAAGAGCAAATGGCCAAGTTTGAGCCGACAGTATGTTTAGAGCAAGCAGTTGATACTGTTGAAAAACAGGCTGACGGCGTGTTTAAATTAACAACTGATCAAGAAGTTCACTATTCTAAAACGATTATCATTACTGCAGGAAACGGTGCGTTCCAGCCCCGTAAAATTGAACTTGAAGAAGCTGCTTCATTTGAAAAAGCAAATCTTCATTACTTCATTGATGATTTAAATCAATTTGCCGGCCAGAGAGTTCTTCTTTGCGGAGGCGGAGATTCTGCTGTTGACTGGGCACTTATGCTCGAGCCAATTGCTGAAAAGGTAACACTTGTCCATAGAAGAGATAAGTTCCGTGCTCATGAGCATAGTGTTGAAAACCTGAATAACTCAAAAGTTCAAGTTCTCACTCCATTCGTTCCAAAAGAATTAACAGGTTCAGCTAATATTGAACAAGTAGTATTAGAAGAAGTGAAAGGCGAACGCAAAGAAGTCATTGATGTTGACTCTGTCATCGTCAATTTTGGATTTGTCTCATCACTTGGCCCAATCAAAAACTGGGGTCTTGAAATTGAGAAAAACTCAATTGTCGTTAACAGCAAGATGGAAACAAACGTTGAAGGCATCTATGCTGCAGGGGACATCTGCACATATGAAGGAAAAGTAAAACTGATCGCAAGCGGGTTTGGTGAAGCTCCAACTGCTGTTAATAATGCGAAAGCTTATATGGATCCAAAAGCAAGAGTTCAGCCGCTTCACAGCACAAGCTTATTTGAAAAATAA